ACAACTGATAACCAGCCAGATTAATACGGTAACAGAGGTCAATTTCTTCCATGTGATGCACAAAATCGACATCAAAATCATCGCTGTACTGAAGGGCATCAGCCCTGACCATCATGGCAGCTCCTGTTGTCCAGAATACCCTGATAATGTCGTCATATTGTCCTTCATCCTTTTCAATATATTCAAATACCCTACCTCTTGTGAACGGATAGCCGAACCGGTCGAGAAATCCGCCTGATGCTCCTGCATATTCAAATTTATCGGGTTCCAGCATCGACAGCAGCTTGGGCTGAACTGAACCGGCTTCGGGATGATTTTCGCAGAATTCAACCAGAGGCTTCAGCCAGTTTTTGTCAACCCTTACATCGTTGTTCAACACGACAAAGTATTTTCCTTTGGCAATTTTAAAGGCATTGTTGTAGGCAAGGCTGAAGCCACCATTAACACCATTCTGATACACCTGAACTTTTGGATAATGGGCCTGCGTGTATTCAACGCTGTCGTCAGTCGACAGGTTGTCGATCATAATGACTTCAAAATGAGGATAATCTGTTTCAAGGACAGAGCGAAAACAGTCGTCCAGAAACTTTTTACCATTGTAGTTTAAAATAAGAATGCTGACCAGTGGACTATCCATTTTCTGAAATTTTAAAATTGTTGCCGGTGGGATGATGTTTCCACCTGTTGTGTGACCACAGCCAGTTGGCAGGGTCTGAAATGATTGCATTTTCAAGTGCCTTGACATACAAAGAGGTCAGGGTACCGGGTTCTGAATTTGCAGGATTTAACGAAAGTAAACGGAGACTTCCTTCATATCGCCCGTAACGGATTCTCCTCAAATCACCGAAAAAAACCGGATGATTGAATTTTCGGGCAATCATTTCGGGTCCGGTAAAAAAAATAGTATCTTTTCCAAGGAAGCGAAACCATGAATGATTGTCGCCAAGCGTAGGACTTTGGTCATTTAAAAAGCCATAGATGATTCCTTTTCCTTCATTCTCAAATATCGTTTTGACAATTTGCCTGACAGGAATAGCACGGGTCATGAAACGGTTTCTCAGTTTGTGCCAGAGCCACTCCACCTGCTTGTTTTTAAATGGTTTATATGCTCCGTAAACCATTTTATTCAAATAAAGCCCCAAGAACTGTGAACCGATTTCAAAATTTCCCCGATGCGAAAAATATATCATGATGTTGCCCTGCACAGAAGTGAAAGTTTTAAAATCTTCATTTTCAATTAATTTGACCATTTTAAGAAGGGATTTTTTCCGGATGGTAGTCAGCTTGACGGTTTCAATCAGCACTTCTGCGAAATTGCGGTAATACCTGCTCATCAGCTCTTTTATTTCTTTACCGGATTTTTGAGGGAAACAACTTGTTAGATTATTGTTAATCACGTTTTTACGGTATTTAACGATGTATTGAAGAAGAAATCTGATGAATTTTGATAAAAAATACGGAATGGGTTCAGGCAACACCGAAATCAGAAAAAACAGAGAATAAATCAGGTATTTCAAATTAAAGGGCTGTTTTTTGGAGGCGTAAAAATAAGCTTATTCATTGAAGTCTTCATCAAGAAAATCACCGAAAAAGCGATCGTTGTTCGGGTTGAGGTTGTTGTATTTACTGATGATTTCACGCCATTTTGGATTTTGAGGCTCTCCAAGGGCGTTTGAATGGATGAGTTCATATTCGTTGAGCGCTCCTGTCCGGTTGAAAAACACAAATTTTTTATTCTGCTGACTTTTGGTCAGCTGATAGTAATGCCAGATCTGATAGGGGTAAGCCAGTTGTGAACTGCTTGATTCTGAGATACTATTCGGAGGACCATATTCCAGATAAACACGTCCCCTGTCGGTCAGGTAGCCTTCGCGCATCATGGTGGTAAACTGTCGGTTGCAATCACTGATACGTGAAAAGTAATTTATCCATGCTGACTCCGGGTTGAGACTATCGCGTCTGACCCAGAATTCAAAGAAAAAACTCTCAAGCTCAGCGCGGTCGATTTCTTTTTGCATGAGTTTAACCTGCTGAATTTCTTTATTATCGCCAATAATTTCCAGATAAGAAATATTTTTCTTAAGCTCTTCTGTACTGTATTCTTTGATTAATCCGGCAA
This portion of the Sphingobacteriales bacterium genome encodes:
- a CDS encoding glycosyltransferase family 2 protein, producing the protein MDSPLVSILILNYNGKKFLDDCFRSVLETDYPHFEVIMIDNLSTDDSVEYTQAHYPKVQVYQNGVNGGFSLAYNNAFKIAKGKYFVVLNNDVRVDKNWLKPLVEFCENHPEAGSVQPKLLSMLEPDKFEYAGASGGFLDRFGYPFTRGRVFEYIEKDEGQYDDIIRVFWTTGAAMMVRADALQYSDDFDVDFVHHMEEIDLCYRINLAGYQLFAIPQSLVYHYGGGIIQYDSYKKIYWNHRNSVFMMLKCLEGKNLPRFIFSRLLLDAMTFGWAFVKLEWKRVFALIHAYWWLLTHPAMIIRKRKKVQKNRKVSDKEIFKLLYPASIAVRYFFRKQKTWKDLMQK